CGCATCGGCCTCTATTTTTTACGGTTGATGTCAGGCGGATTGGTAAAATGATTGTAACGGCGAGCCAAGACCAACCAATCCACTTGTGCGATCACGGCACCCACAAAGGCATACAATGCAATGCCTTCCCACGTCAGCACTTGTCCTGCCACGTATTGAATGAAGGCAATCAAAGCGGCCACAAGAAGGGCAGTGCCCAACACGTAGCTTAATCGACCTTTGGCAAGCAGTTTCTCAAAACGGATGACGTAAGCGGGTTTCATAAAATCTTTCTCAATAAAAAAATGCACGGGATTCACCGTGCATTTTATAGTAGATAGCTTAAAAAGTTTACAAAGGAAAGCGGAATAAACGCCCATTATTCAATGCTTTACTTAAACACAAGAAAAGCCTAAAAAACCATGCCCCATCATTTGATGTTATGGAAAGCTTCCTGATGCTATTAAACCCCCCCTGCACATCTAAAAGTATAGATCAATGTCCGCCCGAGGCAACAGCCCCTTTCACAGGCTTGGCAAAAAACACACAAAACATCATCACCACAAACAAACCAGCAGACAAGTACAAAATATCCAAAGTCGCCATACTTGCGGCCTGTCCAGAGATCATGCCGTTGAGGGTGTTGTAACGCGCCTCAGCGGTCATGCCCGAGTTGGCCAACTGCCCCATGAACTGATCATACATTGGTTTGCCTGGGTACATGTCCTCAGTCAAACGTGCATGGTGAAAGGTGGTGCGCCGTGACCACACGGTCACAAACACCGCCGTACCGATCGCGCCACCCAACGTGCGCAAAAAGTTGGAAAACCCTGCTGCTGCCGTGAGCTCCTCGCCCTCCATCCCTTGCATGACGATGCCAGACAACGGAATGAAAAAGAAAGGAATGCCCAAACCGAACAAGAAACGCCCCCACATGATTTCACCAATTGTGGATTGAGGACTCAGCAGACTGCTGTACCACGCCCCAAAAGCAAACAAGCCAAACCCTGTCAAGACCAACCAACGCAAATCCACCTTGTGCATGTTCATGCCAATCACGGGCGAGAAGAAAATCGAAAACATCGCCACAGGTGCCACCGCCAAACCAGAATGAAAAGAATCATAGCCCAACACCGTTTGCAACCACAACGGCATGACCACCATGTTACCAAAAAAGACGGTAAAGCCAACCGTTTGTAAAATGGTACCCACAGTAAAATTTCGGTTTTTGATCAACCTTAAATCCACCACGGGGTGTTTGTCATACCACTCCCAAATCGCCAAAAAGGTCAAACCAACCACCGCCATCACCGTCAATGTCACGACTTCTTTCGATTGAAACCAACCCAAGTCATTTGCGTGCTCAAGCATGTATTGCAAAGAGCCCACGCCTAAGACCAAAAACACCAAGCCAATCACATCAATCGGATCCGATGAAATCGCGGTATCACGCCCCTTAAGCAAAGTACTGATGCTATAAGCACAAAAGACACCGATCGGCACATTGATGTAAAAAATCCAAGGCCATGTAAAGTTTTCCGTGATGTAGCCCCCCATGACCGGGCCCACCACAGGGGCAATCACCACCGTCATCGCCCAAAAGGCCATTGCCATGCCGCGCTTATGCGGCGGGTAACTGTTCATCATGATGGATTGTCCAAGCGGCACCATCGGCCCCGATACCAAACCCTGCATCAAACGGAAAAACACCAACATGTTGTAATTGGTGGCAAAGCCACACAACACTGAAAACAAGGTGAACAACAACACCGATAAGATCAGTAAACGCACTTCACCCACCCGGCGCGACAGCCAACCAGTGAGAGGCACCGCGATTGCTGCGGCCAGCGAATATGAACTGATGATGGATGTGCCTTCATTGGCCGACACACCCATTGAACCTGAAATGGTGGGTACGGCCACGTTGGCGATGGTGGTGTCCAGCACCTCCATGAATGTGGCGAGCGCAGTGGCCACCGTGAGCATGGCGAGTGCTGTGCCTTGCAGCGGTGGTAATGTCACAGGCTCTGCGGCGATGGACGCGTTATTGGGCGCGTCCAATGTGCCTGCGGTTTGCGCAGAGGTCATAAAGGTCTTTCTATGGCGACTCCGAAAAGCAAACCTCTGCTTTTCGGACATTTAAGGATGAAGCGAATAGGGGTGCAAAAAAGTTTAATGCAAATTGCTTTGAACGATTTTTTGCGCTTCAGCATCTGCGTCAGATTCATCTTGCGTGTACACCGTGGTTTGCAAGTTGACAGGCACTTCACTGCCCGTCACAGAGCCCAACACCACGCCATCACGGCTGTGGGTATTGACTTGAGCGGTCATCGACATGCCCACGCGCAAAGGTGATTTTTTCAGCTGGTCTTCATTCAAGACAATGCGCACAGGGACGCGTTGAACAATTTTGATCCAGTTGCCCGTGGCATTTTGCGCAGGGATCACAGAGAAAGCCGAACCTGTACCAATCGCAATGCCTTGGACTTTGCCTTCATATTTCACGCTGCTGCCGTACATATCGGCTTTGAGCTCAACAGGTTGGCCGACGCGCAAATTGGCCAATTGGGTTTCTTTAAAGTTGGCATCGACCCACACTTGATTGGCGGCAACAATGTTCATCAACGGCACGCCTTGGGTGATGTGCTGACCCACTTGGACAAAACGTTTGGCGACAATGCCATCCATGGGGGCAACCACGGCCAAACGTTTGTTGTTGATGTAAGCCGAACGAAACGCTGCTTTTGCGGCCTCAACAGAGGGGTGATTACTCACATTCGTACCTGCAATTTGAGCCACCGCGCTGTTGCGTTGCGCTTGTGCCACACCCAATGCCGCTTGTGCACGGGCGAGGGTGTCTTGCGCTTGTGAAAACTCCTCTTTGCTGACCGCACCTGTTTTGACCAATGGTGCACGGCGTGCCACCGCATCTTGTGCGGTTTTCACGGCCACGCGGGCTTGGAAAAATTGTGCATCCGATACGTTGGCGCCACTGAAGCTTTGTTGGATTTGACGGACAGCCTGTGCCAATTGTGCACGCGCTTGCGACAAGGCCACTTGTGCATCCACGGGGTTGAGTTTGACCAACGGTTGACCCGCTTTCACTTCTTGATTCTCTTCAGCCAAAATCGCTTCAACCGTACCTGCTGTTTGCGCGTTGATGGCCACAATGCTGCCATTCACATACGCATTGTCGGTTTCCTCTTCATAACGCAAAGTGGTCATGTAGTAGGCCGCCCAACCCAAGCCAGCCAACAGGAAAGCACCGCCAACCAGCAACATTTTACCTTTGCGCTTTTTCTCGTTGCTTGTGTTGTCGGGCTGAGCGGCCGCTGTTGCGACAGCTGGTTTAACTTCTGCAGGGGCATTGTTGTGTTCAGTAGACATGATTTTCCTTATAGACTTTGTTTTGACTTTTTAACCCAATGGGTGCATGGTTGATGTGATGACAGCATGTGGGTTTGATTAATAATTAATTTATTTATTACTTTGCTGTTGCCACACACCATCAAACCCAGTGCCAAGGCTGACCGCAAGTTTTGCTTCCTGTGCACGACGGACAGCATAATCCGCCACCAGGGCATCTTTTGCACTGAGCAAATTCACTTGGCTGATTAAACTGTCCATTTGTGCAGAAATGCCTTGTGTATAGCGCGATTGCACCAAACCCGCCAAGCGCTCGGTATTCGCCAACAAACGCTGCTGCTGCGTGATTTGCACAGAGCTGTTGCGGTAATTGGCCAATTGTTGACCCGCGTCGGCCACCGCTTGGTAGACGGTTTGATTGTACTGCGCCACAGCTGAATCCAAAGCAGCTTGCTGGCTGCGCAATTTGGCATTCAAGCCCGCGCCACTGAAAATAGGCAAGGTGATGGCGGGTTCAACGGTTTGAAAGCTGCTGCCTGCTTTAAATAGTTTATCCAAGCCAATCGCTTGAAAGCCGGCCGACACATTCAAATTGATGTTTGGATAAAACTCTGTGCGCACCGCTTTAACATTCTCCGTCGCGGCAACAATGTAATGCTGAGCCGCAGCGATGTCAGGTCGCGCTCCCAAAATATTGGCGGGCAATTCATTGGGCAAATTCAATGCAGTCCAACGGCTCGGCGCGCTGATGCGTGGCATTTGCGCAGGGGTTTTACCCATCAAAGCAGCCAGTTGTGCCGTCGAAATGTCACGTTGAGCCATGAAGGTGCCACGCAGTTGTTCCAATTGGGCGATCACACCATCCACTTGAATGCTGGTTTGCACAGGCTGTAAGCCAGCACGTTCGCGCTCTGTCCAACGCTGTTTATTGGTATTTTGCAATTTAATTTGTGCATCCAACAAACCCAAACGCACATCCAAAGCGCTCAACTGTCCATGCAGCCCCACAATGTTTGCTGCAATGGCTTGACGAGCCGCCTCATATTCCAATTCAGCCGCTGCGGCCTGCCCCAAGGCCGCACGGTATTGCATGCGATGACGCCCCCACAAATCCAAATCCCAAGAAATGGCGGCACTAACCAAGCCTGAATCTTTCCAGCCATCCCACAATGAGGCGGGATAAATGTAGTTTTCTGAATACGTTTGTTCCGTTGGTGCCAAACGAATACCGCCCGAAGGATAGGATAGTTTTTTCACACCATCGGCTGTGACTTTAGCACTTTCAACACGGCTTGCAAGCACCTCTAAATTGGGTGAATCTGCAAAAGCTTGTTCAATCAGGGCATTCAACTGTTCATCACGGTATTGGCGCCACCAACCATTTTTTGGCCAATTGGCACGCGCCTGCGCACTCGCCTCGGGCAACCTCACATCAGATAACGCCACCTGAGCCAAAGGCTCATGATGCCCAGTGACGGAGGCACAACCCGCCCCCAAAGCCGCCAATGCCACCATAAACGCGCCCTGACTGACGCGCGTCATCAACCGTACGGATGTTTTTTTCATATCTAACTCAATTAAATTATGGGCAAAGCCCGCCATGACGCCTCAACCGACCACCACGCCTATTTTTTTATTTTGGTGTCTTTAAACCGACACTTGCTACGACTGCTTTCTTTACTTTTGCTTTGATGTCTTTAACTTTGGTTTTCACTCCCGTCCAACATTCCTGCGCATCACCACACTTGGGTGCGTTCTTTTTCTCGTTTTGATCATTGAGCACCAACAACAACGAACCTCGCAAATCTTCTTTCTGCTTGTCAGACAGCACCCCCAAGTATTCATCTTCAACTTGATAGGCAATCTCTCGCGCTTGTTTAAACAACAGCTCACCCTTTTGGGTCAAGATGATGCGATATTGTCGGCGATCCTCGGTGTGACGAACGCGCTCAACCAAGCCACGGGACTCCAGCTCATCGATCAAATTGACCATGGTCGTTCGGTCAATGAAGAAAGCCTCGGCAATGTCTTTTTGAGAAAACGAGGTGTTGTTATAAGAAGCCCCTAAAATTAAAAAGCTTTTCGAGGTCAAATCAATGCGCTCCAAACGCGCATTAAACAACACATGACAATCATGTTCTGCTCGATGAATCAAGGCGATGATCGGCTTCATGTCGTTTGGAATACTCAAAAAAGGGCATTCATGTGAATCGGTTTTGGTGTTCATTACGGTACTCGAAGTGAAATGATTTTTAATCATTTTTAATAATGATCAGTTTAACTGACTAATTTTAAACTCGTCAATCTCGTTTGTGTAGCAACATCGTCATTTCATGCAAAATAGCAAAAAAACAACAAAAAATCCGCCCAAAAACCAAGGCGGATCTTAACTAATCTTAACTGGGATGTGCACATTGAAAGCAATGGATACATAAAAAAAACCCCAAGTATTGAAACTTGGGGCTTAACGTCATTTCTGACCACCCCGCTTAGGGAGGAAAAGCGGGGGAGACTTGCGCCTAGCCATAATGTAAATCATCACTATAGAAAAAGCAAGTGCTTTATGCGGAAATTACTTACTCAATTGGCTTGTTGTTGAAAAAACCACATAACAAAAGTAATAAGTGTTTTTTTGACAGTACGATCTGTTTGGGCTGAATCAGCACCCACCTCATTTATTTTTTAACAGCTTCAGCAGTCTTGGCATCGCCCGCTGCAGGATCAACTGGCTCAGGGAAATTACCACCCGACTTACCCGTCATGTAGACGATCGCGCGGCCAATTTCTAGATCTGACAACTTGGGATTGCCGCCACGAGCAGGCATTTGATTAAAACCTTGTGTGGCATGTTGAAACAAAGTCTCATACCCTTTGCCAATCCGAGGAGCCCAATCCCCAGAGCCCACCTTGGGTGCGCCATTGGTGCCAGCGGTATGGCAACTGGTGCACAGCCCTTCAAAGACCTGTTGACCCGTTTGAGGGCCTTTAACGGCGGGGACCAGCTCAAAACCAGCGACAGGACGCAAACGTTCTGCAATCGCGGCGGATGTCATGTTTTCGCCCGTTGTGCTGGTTGATGGGTTAATGGCTTGTGCCAGCAAATACAACAACACCAAAGGTGCTGCAGCTAAACCCATGGCCACGCCTGCAATGCCCAATGCGCTTTTTGAATCCAGTTGTTCTGTCTCGTCATGAATGGTGTGATTGGACGGTGTTGATTGTGTCATTTTAAGTTCCTGTGGCTTGTGGCGTGAACGCCGAGCTAATCAATGAATAGTGATATTGTAATCGTAAAACCATAATAAATAAATGGTTAAGCGACATTCAATTGCAATTTGACACACTTCGCTCACAATTCCAGATGCCACCTATCAATGAAATCAAAGCTCACCCTCCAAAATCGAAAAAGTCATTTTTAAAACCCGCCTTGTTCACATAAAAAACCAGTGCTATATTGACTCCATTCCACTCACAAGTCATGTATGTTCGTTATTTTAAGAACACATGGCAACGACCTTCAACCTCCAAGAGAACAGCATGACCATCAATCACTTATTTAAACAACTCAGTGGCTTGGCCAACAGCCCAGTTATGCCGGTGATGTTCATCGGACATGGCACGCCAATGAATGTATTACCCAACAATCCATACCATGACAGCTGGCGAGATTTGGGTGCGTCATTGGGTAAACCTCAAGCCATTTTGTGTGTTTCTGCACACTGGACAACCCGCGAACAAACCCAGATTGCAAGCACGGAAACGCCCAAAACAATTTATGATTTTTACAATTTCCCTGCTGAAATGTATCAAATGGATTACCCCGCCAAAGGCGCCCCTGAAATTGCCCATGCAGCTGCAGATGAATTGATGTCAACCCCTTTTCATCTTGAACTGAACAATGCCTATGGCTTGGATCATGGGACATGGTGTGTGATCAAACCCATGTTCCCTGAAGCCGATGTGCCTGTTTTTCAATTGTCCATCGCCATGAGCAGAGAGCCGATGTACCACTATCAACTTGGTCGGGCCCTCCGGTTTTTGCGTCGCAAAGGGGTCTTGATCGTCAGCAGCGGCAACATCGTACACAACTTGCGCACGATTCGTTTTGACGGCAGTCAATACGATTGGGCATTGAAATTTGATGACATTTCAAAAGAAAAAATTGAGTCGCGTGATGATGAAGCTTTGATTAATTTTGACCAATTCGGCTCAGCGGCACAGCTCTCAATCAACAGCGCAGAGCACTATTACCCTTTGCTGTACACTTTAGGGCTGCGAGAAGACAAAGATGACACTTTGCAGTTCAACACCGACGTAGAAAGCTCTTTGAGTATGCGCAGCGTCATATTCAGTCAACCAGCTTAAATAAAAAACTTTTTTGCCCCAAACTTTTCTTTGCATGCAACAAAAAGCACCTCAAGAGCGGATTTCCCCGCTCTTTTTTTGCATTGTGACATTCAAACACACCATGCAGCCTCTCAGCTACAATAGCGAAATACAAACACAAACCACCACACAATCGTCCATATTATGAAAAAAATACACATTATATTCACTGGCGGCACAATTGCCATGCAAACCAATGATCAAGGCTTACTTATCCCAGCCGTCACAGGCGATGAGCTGCTCAAATCCATTCCAGCACTGCAACATGTTGGGGAAATCAGCACCCAGCAATTTTCAAACCAGCCATCGGCACAAATGACCCCTGAGTTAATGCAGTCTTTGAGAAAAGAAATCGTCTCAATTTTCTCAAAAAATGAAATTGAGGGGATTGTCGTCGTTCACGGCACAGACACCATGGAAGAGACTGCATTTTTTCTTGACGCCTCCCTCAGTGAGGCACAACTTAAGAACAACCCAGTCATCCTCACCGGCGCAATGCGCAGCAATGACCAAGCCTCGGCCGACGGCATGGCCAACCTGCTTGCAGCAACTCAAGTGGCAGCAGATGCCAACTCAAAGGGGCGAGGGGTCATGGTTGTCATGAACGATGAGATTCACAGCGCACGTTACGTGAAGAAAATGGACACCAGCAGCCTACACACTTTTTGCTCACCACAATACGCCGCACTTGGTCAAATTTCTCACGCAACATCACATGCCCCCGTTCAATACAAGCACTCCGCCATTCGCTTAACAAAAACCATTGATGTTCCACGTGAAACATTTGAGTTTCCTCGGGTCGATGTCGTGCAAATGTATGCAGGAGCCGATGCTGCACTCCTGAATGCAAGCATTGAAGCAGGGGCACAAGCCGTGGTCATCCAAGCCGTTGGTGCAAGCAGCGTCAATCTTGCATTGTACGAAGGCATCAAGCAAGCCATATCAAAAGGAACGGCCATCATCATTTCATCTCGATCACCATTGGGAGAGTGCGCCCCAGTTTATGGCTACATCGGAGGAGGGCAAACGTTAAAAGCACTAGGGGCAGCTTTTTCAGCAGACTTACCCGCACACAAAGCCCGTTTATATGCTCAATTGCTATTAAATAACAAAAAAAACACCTCAGAAAGCCACTTAGAGACCATTCAGCATGGATTTTCCACAGTATAAACAAAGAGAAACCTTATGGATTACATCACCCCAGAACTCATGTTGCTTTTACCTCTGGCCTTTTCAGCTGGCCTGATTGACTCAGCCGTTGGTGGGGGCGGGCTCATACAAGTCCCTGGTTTATTCAGCATTTTGCCCCAACAAACACCTGCAATGCTGCTAGGAACAAACAAACTATCCAGCATTTGTGGAACAGCCATCGCCACCCATCAATACAGCAAACGGATTCAATTGAACTGGCGCATGCTGTACGGCGCAATTCTCGCCACATTATTTTTCTCTGTTGCGGGTGCAAGTGCGGTAGCTCTGCTCCCCGTTCAATACCTGCGCCCGATTATGCTGGTGTTGCTGTTGATAATGGTGATCTATACGCTGCTTAAAAAAAACCTAGGGCAACATCCAGTTGATTTAAAACTTTCAGAAAAGCAGGAAAAAACACGCGGCTTAGCCCTAGGGGTAGGTATAGGCTTATACGATGGTTTTTTTGGGCCCGGAACAGGATCAATTCTTGCTTTTGCATTCGTCAAATTATTCGGTCATGATTTTTTAAAAGCAACGGCACACTCAAAAGTTTTAAATCTGGCTGCCAATGTGGGGGCTTTGGGTTTATTTGGCTTACAGCACAATGTGCTGTGGGGCACGGGCATTTTAATGGGGCTCAGCAACATTGCGGGTGCACTGTGCGGCACACATGCCGTAGGAAAATATGGTGCACCGTTCATCCGAAAAGTATTTATATTTATTTTATCAGCAACAATCATAAAATTCACTTTCGACACCGTCAAACTGTTTTTAGCTTAAAAAAGCCCCGAAAGGGGCTTTTGTTTTGTGACGTATGTTTCACGTGAAACATCAAAACACAACAAACATGCAATTGTTTCACGTGAAACAATCAAGTCAATGAATAGACACTGAATAGAGCGTGTATAATTTAAACATTC
The window above is part of the Ephemeroptericola cinctiostellae genome. Proteins encoded here:
- a CDS encoding DHA2 family efflux MFS transporter permease subunit, whose translation is MTSAQTAGTLDAPNNASIAAEPVTLPPLQGTALAMLTVATALATFMEVLDTTIANVAVPTISGSMGVSANEGTSIISSYSLAAAIAVPLTGWLSRRVGEVRLLILSVLLFTLFSVLCGFATNYNMLVFFRLMQGLVSGPMVPLGQSIMMNSYPPHKRGMAMAFWAMTVVIAPVVGPVMGGYITENFTWPWIFYINVPIGVFCAYSISTLLKGRDTAISSDPIDVIGLVFLVLGVGSLQYMLEHANDLGWFQSKEVVTLTVMAVVGLTFLAIWEWYDKHPVVDLRLIKNRNFTVGTILQTVGFTVFFGNMVVMPLWLQTVLGYDSFHSGLAVAPVAMFSIFFSPVIGMNMHKVDLRWLVLTGFGLFAFGAWYSSLLSPQSTIGEIMWGRFLFGLGIPFFFIPLSGIVMQGMEGEELTAAAGFSNFLRTLGGAIGTAVFVTVWSRRTTFHHARLTEDMYPGKPMYDQFMGQLANSGMTAEARYNTLNGMISGQAASMATLDILYLSAGLFVVMMFCVFFAKPVKGAVASGGH
- a CDS encoding efflux RND transporter periplasmic adaptor subunit, giving the protein MSTEHNNAPAEVKPAVATAAAQPDNTSNEKKRKGKMLLVGGAFLLAGLGWAAYYMTTLRYEEETDNAYVNGSIVAINAQTAGTVEAILAEENQEVKAGQPLVKLNPVDAQVALSQARAQLAQAVRQIQQSFSGANVSDAQFFQARVAVKTAQDAVARRAPLVKTGAVSKEEFSQAQDTLARAQAALGVAQAQRNSAVAQIAGTNVSNHPSVEAAKAAFRSAYINNKRLAVVAPMDGIVAKRFVQVGQHITQGVPLMNIVAANQVWVDANFKETQLANLRVGQPVELKADMYGSSVKYEGKVQGIAIGTGSAFSVIPAQNATGNWIKIVQRVPVRIVLNEDQLKKSPLRVGMSMTAQVNTHSRDGVVLGSVTGSEVPVNLQTTVYTQDESDADAEAQKIVQSNLH
- a CDS encoding efflux transporter outer membrane subunit, producing MKKTSVRLMTRVSQGAFMVALAALGAGCASVTGHHEPLAQVALSDVRLPEASAQARANWPKNGWWRQYRDEQLNALIEQAFADSPNLEVLASRVESAKVTADGVKKLSYPSGGIRLAPTEQTYSENYIYPASLWDGWKDSGLVSAAISWDLDLWGRHRMQYRAALGQAAAAELEYEAARQAIAANIVGLHGQLSALDVRLGLLDAQIKLQNTNKQRWTERERAGLQPVQTSIQVDGVIAQLEQLRGTFMAQRDISTAQLAALMGKTPAQMPRISAPSRWTALNLPNELPANILGARPDIAAAQHYIVAATENVKAVRTEFYPNINLNVSAGFQAIGLDKLFKAGSSFQTVEPAITLPIFSGAGLNAKLRSQQAALDSAVAQYNQTVYQAVADAGQQLANYRNSSVQITQQQRLLANTERLAGLVQSRYTQGISAQMDSLISQVNLLSAKDALVADYAVRRAQEAKLAVSLGTGFDGVWQQQSNK
- a CDS encoding MarR family winged helix-turn-helix transcriptional regulator, whose translation is MNTKTDSHECPFLSIPNDMKPIIALIHRAEHDCHVLFNARLERIDLTSKSFLILGASYNNTSFSQKDIAEAFFIDRTTMVNLIDELESRGLVERVRHTEDRRQYRIILTQKGELLFKQAREIAYQVEDEYLGVLSDKQKEDLRGSLLLVLNDQNEKKNAPKCGDAQECWTGVKTKVKDIKAKVKKAVVASVGLKTPK
- a CDS encoding c-type cytochrome, giving the protein MTQSTPSNHTIHDETEQLDSKSALGIAGVAMGLAAAPLVLLYLLAQAINPSTSTTGENMTSAAIAERLRPVAGFELVPAVKGPQTGQQVFEGLCTSCHTAGTNGAPKVGSGDWAPRIGKGYETLFQHATQGFNQMPARGGNPKLSDLEIGRAIVYMTGKSGGNFPEPVDPAAGDAKTAEAVKK
- the ygiD gene encoding 4,5-DOPA dioxygenase extradiol translates to MTINHLFKQLSGLANSPVMPVMFIGHGTPMNVLPNNPYHDSWRDLGASLGKPQAILCVSAHWTTREQTQIASTETPKTIYDFYNFPAEMYQMDYPAKGAPEIAHAAADELMSTPFHLELNNAYGLDHGTWCVIKPMFPEADVPVFQLSIAMSREPMYHYQLGRALRFLRRKGVLIVSSGNIVHNLRTIRFDGSQYDWALKFDDISKEKIESRDDEALINFDQFGSAAQLSINSAEHYYPLLYTLGLREDKDDTLQFNTDVESSLSMRSVIFSQPA
- a CDS encoding asparaginase; protein product: MKKIHIIFTGGTIAMQTNDQGLLIPAVTGDELLKSIPALQHVGEISTQQFSNQPSAQMTPELMQSLRKEIVSIFSKNEIEGIVVVHGTDTMEETAFFLDASLSEAQLKNNPVILTGAMRSNDQASADGMANLLAATQVAADANSKGRGVMVVMNDEIHSARYVKKMDTSSLHTFCSPQYAALGQISHATSHAPVQYKHSAIRLTKTIDVPRETFEFPRVDVVQMYAGADAALLNASIEAGAQAVVIQAVGASSVNLALYEGIKQAISKGTAIIISSRSPLGECAPVYGYIGGGQTLKALGAAFSADLPAHKARLYAQLLLNNKKNTSESHLETIQHGFSTV
- a CDS encoding TSUP family transporter; this encodes MDYITPELMLLLPLAFSAGLIDSAVGGGGLIQVPGLFSILPQQTPAMLLGTNKLSSICGTAIATHQYSKRIQLNWRMLYGAILATLFFSVAGASAVALLPVQYLRPIMLVLLLIMVIYTLLKKNLGQHPVDLKLSEKQEKTRGLALGVGIGLYDGFFGPGTGSILAFAFVKLFGHDFLKATAHSKVLNLAANVGALGLFGLQHNVLWGTGILMGLSNIAGALCGTHAVGKYGAPFIRKVFIFILSATIIKFTFDTVKLFLA